Sequence from the Nocardiopsis sp. YSL2 genome:
CTGGCCGCCGGCGACACCGGACTCGACCGCATCAGCCGGGTCATGCCGCGCGACTACAAGCGGGTCCTGCTCGCCCAGGCCGAAGCCGAGCGCGAGGGCCGGGACGTCAACGAGGCCGTCATGGCCTCCGCGCAGTCCTGAGCGTCAGCGAACACGAGAGGAGGAAGAACACATGGCTGACCCCAAGGGTTTCCTGAAGATCACGGAGCGCGAGCTTCCCGCACACCGCCCCGTCGACGTCCGCATCCAGGACTGGCGCGAGGTCCACGAGGACTTCGACCGAGGAACCGTCACCAAGCAGGCCTCGCGCTGCATGGACTGCGGCATCCCCTTCTGCCACAACGGATGCCCGCTCGGCAACCTCATCCCCGAGTGGAACAACCTCGTCTACACCCACGACTGGGCCGAGGCGATCGAACGCCTGCACGCCACCAACAACTTCCCGGAGTTCACCGGGCGGCTCTGCCCCGCCCCGTGCGAATCCGCGTGCGTGCTCGGCATCAACCAGCCCGCCGTCACCATCAAGAACGTCGAGGTCTCCATCATCGACCGCGCGTGGGAGGAAGGCTGGGTCAAGCCCCTGCCGCCCACCACCCGCACCGGCAAGAAGGTCGCCGTCGTCGGCTCCGGCCCCGCCGGACTCGCCGCCGCCCAACAGCTCACCCGCGCCGGGCACGACGTCACCGTCTACGAGCGCGCCGACCGCATCGGCGGCCTGCTCCGCTACGGCATCCCCGAGTTCAAGATGGAGAAGCGGCACATCGACCGCCGCCTCGCCCAGATGACCGCGGAAGGCACCACCTTCCGCACCGGCGTCGACATCGGCGTCGACATCACCGTCGAGCAGCTGCGCGCCGACCACGACGCCGTCGTCCTGACCGGCGGAGCCACCGCCGCGCGCGACCTGCCCGCCACCGGCCGCGAACTCACGGGCATCCACCAGGCCATGGAGTACCTGCCCCTGGCCAACAGGGTGCAGGAGGGCGACATCGAACGCGCCCCCATCAACGCCGAGGGCAAGCACGTCGTCGTCATCGGCGGCGGCGACACCGGCGCCGACTGCGTGGGCACCGCCCACCGCCAGGGCGCCGCGTCCGTCACCCAGCTCGAGATCATGCCCAAGCCCCCGACGCAGCGCCCCGACCACCAGCCGTGGCCCACCATGCCCATGCTGTACAAGGTCACCAGCGCACACGAAGAGGGCGGCAAGCGGATCTACTCCGTCAACACCCTGGAGTTCCTCGGCGACGAGGACGGCCACGTGCGCGCCCTCAAGCTCGTCGAGGTCAAGCGCACCGACAAGGGCTTCGAGCCCGTCGAGGGCACCGAACGCGAGATCCCCGCCGACCTCGTCACCCTCGCCATGGGCTTCGTCGGCCCCCAGAAGGAGGGCATGATCGAGGCGCTCGGCGTCGACCTCGACGGCCGCGGCAACGTCCAGCGCGACGCCGACTACCAGACCAGCGTCGACGGTGTCTTCTGCGCCGGCGACATGGGCCGCGGCCAGTCGCTCATCGTGTGGGCCATCGCCGAGGGCCGCTCCGCCGCCGCCGGCGTGGACCGCTACCTCGGAGCCGACACCGCCCTGCCGGTCGCCATCCCGCCGACCGAGCGCCCGCTCGTCTAGGGCGCGTTCCGTGGATGCTGCCCGTCGCGAGCGGCGTTCCGGTGCGGCTGTCGCAAGGCCGAAGAAGAAGGCAGCCTGGTGTGGCTGTCGACTGATGAGAACGCGGCGAGAGTCGTGCCGGGGCGCCGCGCAGCAGGGTGAGTATCCGCGGAACACGCCCTGGGACGGCCGCAGGACCGCAGGACCGCAGGACCGCTCACCGGGCGCGGGGGACCACCCCCGCGCCC
This genomic interval carries:
- a CDS encoding glutamate synthase subunit beta, with translation MADPKGFLKITERELPAHRPVDVRIQDWREVHEDFDRGTVTKQASRCMDCGIPFCHNGCPLGNLIPEWNNLVYTHDWAEAIERLHATNNFPEFTGRLCPAPCESACVLGINQPAVTIKNVEVSIIDRAWEEGWVKPLPPTTRTGKKVAVVGSGPAGLAAAQQLTRAGHDVTVYERADRIGGLLRYGIPEFKMEKRHIDRRLAQMTAEGTTFRTGVDIGVDITVEQLRADHDAVVLTGGATAARDLPATGRELTGIHQAMEYLPLANRVQEGDIERAPINAEGKHVVVIGGGDTGADCVGTAHRQGAASVTQLEIMPKPPTQRPDHQPWPTMPMLYKVTSAHEEGGKRIYSVNTLEFLGDEDGHVRALKLVEVKRTDKGFEPVEGTEREIPADLVTLAMGFVGPQKEGMIEALGVDLDGRGNVQRDADYQTSVDGVFCAGDMGRGQSLIVWAIAEGRSAAAGVDRYLGADTALPVAIPPTERPLV